A window of the Polaribacter sp. HaHaR_3_91 genome harbors these coding sequences:
- a CDS encoding carboxypeptidase-like regulatory domain-containing protein, whose protein sequence is MKKILLFLYFLPVFAFAQKTTILKGTVNDKNKQPIEQVSIKYNNVGTTTDKNGNYSIRIPFKEEITLVFSHLSYRTFTKKYIGNSRNGVRYSVVLSSKTEKLKEIIIKDNVRNAQGIKKIDVAVVKNVIGPNAGVENVLMTLPGVSNNNELSTQYNVRGGNFDENLVYVNGIEIYRPFLIRSGQQEGLSFINSNMVQNINFSAGGFQAKYGDKLSSVLDITYKKPTETATTIDASLLGASVTFEGNFLNKKLSTITGVRYRDNSLFVNSKQIETNFRPQFTDVQTYLSYEFSEKFTLNFLGNFSLNDYNYQPISRRTRFGTVAAPLELIVFYSGQEQDKYLTMFGAFSADYKVNDNFTLTTTASRYNTQEEEHFDIAAAYNLGEVDANIGSENFGEVDFSQGIGSQLNHARNDLDAVITNIQIKGTIKKDDIQWSFGAKYQKEDIRDRIREWEMIDSLGFSIRPPNHTSNNQPYEAFEGEITPYQNIRKDNNVAINRVSAFVQFNQRSFWNEHEVFYNLGLRAQSWSVTGNDIESKNQTIISPRGQLAIKPNWDKDMLFRISGGWYSQPPSYRELRDFNGDINVDVKAQKSIHFVTGMDYSFDMWDRPFKLTTEFYYKDLSDVNAYSIDNVRIRYRADNVTKAYATGLDVRLNGEFVPGSESWVSLGYLKTEENIDNRGYIARPSDQRIKFGILFQDYVPNLPNLKAYLNLVYNTGVPGGSPSYADVYNYQSRLRDYKRADLGVSYIFVDANKQYETGWLSKFKELSAGLELFNMFDIQNSITNTWVRDVYSKTQFGIPNYMTGRVLNFKVGMKF, encoded by the coding sequence GTGAAAAAAATCTTACTCTTTTTATACTTTCTCCCTGTTTTTGCTTTTGCTCAAAAAACAACAATCCTTAAAGGAACTGTTAATGATAAAAACAAACAACCTATTGAACAAGTTTCTATAAAGTATAACAACGTTGGTACTACCACAGATAAAAATGGAAACTACTCTATTCGAATTCCTTTTAAAGAAGAAATCACCTTAGTTTTTAGCCATTTATCCTATAGAACTTTTACTAAAAAATATATTGGAAACAGCAGAAACGGTGTCCGTTACTCTGTTGTTCTTTCTTCAAAAACAGAAAAATTAAAAGAAATTATAATTAAAGACAATGTAAGAAATGCCCAAGGTATAAAGAAGATTGATGTTGCTGTTGTTAAAAATGTAATTGGACCCAATGCGGGTGTAGAAAACGTATTAATGACTTTACCCGGTGTTAGCAATAACAACGAATTAAGCACACAATACAATGTAAGAGGTGGTAATTTTGATGAAAACTTGGTATATGTAAACGGAATTGAAATTTACAGACCTTTTTTAATTAGATCTGGTCAGCAAGAAGGCTTAAGTTTTATCAACTCTAATATGGTGCAGAATATTAATTTTTCTGCTGGTGGATTTCAAGCAAAATATGGAGATAAATTATCTTCTGTTTTAGATATTACCTACAAGAAACCTACAGAAACGGCTACGACAATAGATGCAAGTTTACTAGGTGCAAGCGTTACTTTTGAAGGTAATTTTCTAAATAAAAAACTAAGTACAATTACAGGTGTTAGATATAGAGACAATAGCTTATTTGTAAATAGTAAACAAATTGAAACTAATTTTAGACCACAATTTACAGACGTACAAACCTATTTATCTTATGAGTTTTCAGAAAAATTTACATTAAATTTTCTAGGAAATTTTTCTTTGAACGATTATAATTATCAACCAATTTCTAGAAGAACACGTTTTGGTACGGTTGCAGCCCCTTTAGAATTAATCGTTTTTTACTCAGGACAAGAGCAAGATAAATATTTAACGATGTTTGGTGCTTTTTCTGCGGATTATAAAGTGAATGACAACTTTACATTAACAACTACAGCGTCTAGATACAACACACAAGAAGAAGAGCATTTTGATATTGCTGCAGCCTATAATTTAGGCGAAGTTGACGCTAATATTGGTTCAGAAAATTTTGGAGAAGTAGATTTCTCTCAAGGAATTGGCTCACAGTTAAACCATGCTCGTAACGATTTAGATGCAGTAATTACCAATATTCAAATAAAAGGAACTATCAAGAAAGATGATATACAATGGAGTTTTGGAGCAAAATATCAAAAAGAAGACATTAGAGATCGTATTAGAGAATGGGAAATGATCGATTCTTTAGGCTTTTCTATAAGACCTCCAAACCATACCTCTAACAATCAACCTTATGAAGCTTTTGAAGGTGAAATCACTCCTTATCAAAACATCAGAAAAGATAATAACGTTGCCATTAATAGAGTTTCTGCCTTTGTACAATTTAATCAACGTTCATTTTGGAATGAACATGAAGTTTTTTATAATTTAGGACTTAGAGCTCAAAGTTGGTCAGTTACAGGAAACGATATCGAATCTAAAAACCAGACAATTATTAGTCCTAGAGGTCAACTTGCTATCAAACCAAATTGGGACAAAGATATGCTGTTTCGAATTTCTGGTGGATGGTATTCTCAACCCCCTTCATATAGAGAATTAAGAGATTTTAATGGTGATATTAATGTAGATGTAAAAGCTCAAAAATCGATTCACTTCGTTACAGGAATGGATTATAGTTTTGATATGTGGGACAGACCTTTTAAATTAACTACAGAATTCTATTACAAAGATTTATCTGATGTAAATGCCTATTCTATAGACAATGTTAGAATACGATATAGAGCAGATAATGTTACCAAAGCTTATGCCACCGGATTGGACGTTCGCTTAAATGGTGAATTTGTTCCTGGTAGCGAAAGTTGGGTAAGTTTAGGCTATTTAAAAACAGAGGAAAATATTGATAATCGAGGTTATATTGCAAGACCTTCTGACCAACGTATCAAATTCGGAATTCTTTTTCAAGATTATGTACCCAATTTACCTAATCTAAAAGCGTATTTAAACTTGGTGTATAATACAGGAGTTCCTGGAGGCTCTCCTTCTTATGCAGATGTGTATAACTACCAAAGTCGTTTAAGAGATTATAAACGTGCAGATTTAGGCGTTTCTTATATTTTTGTGGATGCTAATAAACAATATGAAACAGGTTGGTTATCTAAATTTAAAGAATTATCCGCAGGTTTAGAGCTTTTTAATATGTTTGATATTCAAAATTCAATTACCAACACTTGGGTAAGAGATGTATATTCTAAAACACAATTCGGGATTCCGAATTATATGACAGGAAGAGTTTTAAACTTTAAAGTTGGCATGAAATTTTAA
- a CDS encoding M23 family metallopeptidase has protein sequence MIFPIFAENIFILRQTLLLFTFLSAFFSFSQEKYPKDYFRNPLGIPTILSGTFGELRSNHFHSGVDIKTQGREGLKIYAAAEGYISRIKVAQYGFGKAIYITHPNGFTTVYAHISKYADKIQEYVKAIQYKKENYETGNLFLKPDQFPIKKGEIIAFSGDTGSSGGPHLHFEIRDTSTEHIINPLFFGLKPIDTNPPTFLALKVYPLDQNARINNKNRSTVISLKSIEKGKYKVGKIAASGHIGFSVNVFDQLDKAYNKNGIFSLEMLVNGKRFYHHDVETFSFAESKFINLHIDYPHYKKYKKKYQKTYKEKANKLSTYKGLIDNGILNIENGLNYNIEIIAKDYKGNTSTLKIPITGVKNNTIFTQPKDTTAYKIVAKNFQKFKEENVTVAFPKNTFYEDVYLDFKVDKGVAKIHTPNIPLDKSFTLTFNVSKYSEAEKKQLYIANVENSKYPYYLSTRKKDSTFYTTTKTLGKYALVSDTHKPKASVLYFKNNDWISKRETIKVKISDIGSGIKNYRATLDGEWILMEYNHKKRILTYNFSDKKLVGSKHIFKIVVSDNVGNTNTLSTTFFKKQVN, from the coding sequence ATGATTTTCCCTATTTTTGCAGAAAACATTTTCATTTTGAGACAAACCCTATTGTTATTCACATTCTTATCTGCTTTTTTTAGTTTTTCACAAGAAAAATACCCAAAAGACTATTTTAGAAACCCCTTAGGCATCCCTACTATTTTATCAGGTACTTTTGGCGAATTAAGAAGTAATCACTTTCATTCTGGAGTAGATATAAAAACCCAAGGAAGAGAAGGCTTAAAAATATATGCAGCTGCAGAAGGTTATATTTCTAGAATAAAAGTTGCTCAATATGGTTTTGGAAAAGCGATTTATATTACGCATCCAAACGGATTTACAACCGTGTATGCCCACATCAGTAAATATGCTGATAAAATACAAGAGTATGTAAAAGCGATACAATACAAAAAGGAAAATTATGAAACCGGTAATTTATTTTTAAAACCAGATCAATTTCCTATAAAAAAAGGAGAAATCATTGCTTTTTCTGGTGATACTGGTAGTTCTGGTGGACCTCATTTACACTTCGAAATAAGAGATACAAGTACAGAACACATTATTAATCCTTTGTTTTTTGGGTTGAAACCTATTGATACAAATCCACCTACTTTTTTAGCATTAAAAGTGTATCCACTAGACCAGAATGCTAGAATTAATAATAAAAATAGAAGTACGGTTATATCTCTAAAGAGTATAGAAAAAGGAAAATATAAAGTGGGTAAAATTGCTGCTTCTGGACATATTGGTTTTAGTGTAAATGTTTTTGACCAATTAGACAAAGCATACAATAAAAATGGAATATTTAGTTTAGAAATGCTTGTTAATGGAAAACGTTTTTATCATCATGATGTAGAAACATTTTCTTTTGCAGAAAGTAAATTCATCAACTTACATATAGATTATCCGCACTATAAAAAATATAAGAAAAAATATCAGAAAACCTATAAAGAAAAAGCCAATAAACTATCTACATATAAGGGATTAATAGATAATGGCATATTAAATATTGAAAATGGATTGAATTACAATATAGAAATTATTGCAAAAGACTATAAAGGAAATACAAGTACCTTAAAAATTCCCATTACTGGAGTAAAAAACAACACCATTTTTACACAACCAAAAGACACCACTGCCTATAAAATAGTTGCTAAAAACTTTCAAAAGTTTAAAGAAGAAAATGTTACAGTTGCTTTTCCTAAGAATACTTTTTATGAAGATGTATATTTAGATTTTAAGGTTGATAAAGGCGTTGCTAAAATTCATACTCCTAATATTCCTTTAGATAAAAGTTTTACATTAACTTTTAATGTTTCTAAATATTCTGAAGCCGAAAAAAAACAACTTTATATAGCGAATGTAGAAAACTCAAAATATCCATATTACCTGAGCACTCGAAAAAAGGACAGTACGTTTTATACAACCACTAAAACATTGGGGAAATATGCTTTAGTTTCAGATACTCATAAGCCTAAAGCTAGCGTCTTGTATTTTAAAAATAACGATTGGATTTCTAAAAGAGAAACTATTAAAGTAAAGATTTCTGATATTGGTTCTGGAATTAAAAACTATAGAGCTACTTTAGATGGAGAATGGATTTTAATGGAATACAATCATAAAAAAAGAATATTAACCTATAACTTTAGTGATAAAAAATTGGTTGGTAGCAAACATATCTTTAAAATTGTAGTCTCAGACAATGTTGGGAATACGAATACACTTTCTACAACGTTCTTTAAAAAACAAGTAAACTAA
- a CDS encoding cell division protein ZapA, whose translation MGKLKINIVIAGRTYPLSVNNTKEEEGMRKAATAINKLISMYEENYAVSDKQDVLAMCALQFASKAEITSLEKDSTDREVVDKIKELTNLVDSHLK comes from the coding sequence GTGGGAAAACTTAAAATTAATATTGTTATAGCAGGTAGAACTTACCCTTTAAGTGTGAACAACACTAAAGAGGAAGAAGGCATGAGAAAAGCCGCAACTGCTATTAATAAATTAATTTCTATGTATGAAGAAAATTACGCAGTAAGTGATAAACAAGATGTTTTAGCTATGTGTGCGTTACAGTTTGCATCAAAAGCAGAAATAACTTCATTAGAAAAGGATTCTACAGATAGAGAAGTAGTAGATAAAATAAAAGAGTTGACTAATTTGGTTGATTCTCATTTAAAATAA